The Streptomyces aurantiacus genome includes a region encoding these proteins:
- a CDS encoding AMP-binding protein — MGVESAGTVAELVRDRWGDHRPGLWFEDRTLTHHEMAAGAAARAALLTELLPAGAEPHLGVLLDNTPEYPLWLSAAALAGAAVAGINPTRRGPELARDILHTECRVLVTERTHLPLLDGLELPGTRVLVTDTEAYEELLQSYADARPEPGKATPESRLLLYFTSGSTGAPKAAICSQGRLAAAGRSLAGHFGVRADDVHYVCMPMFHGNAVIADWAPALVAGAGVALRRRFSASGFLTDVRAYGATYFTYVGRAVQYILETPARADDRDNPLRTGFGTEAGAVDAAAFEERFGVPLVEGYGSSEGGAAIQRTPGTPGGAIGRAAPGDDLAVVDPVSRTECPAAVFGADGRLLNGRDAIGELVNRGPNRFEGYWRNPAAEAARRRSAPAGAGADGGADGDGWYWTGDLFYRDAGGFLYFAGRTDDRLRVDSENLAAAVIENILARHGSADAVAVYAVPDPVAGDQVMAAVAGTFEPLAFEAFLRAQPDLGTKMAPRFVRVVERMPVTATNKIHRAALRREGFRCADPVWWRPPGESGYRLLTGEDVEALVARYRARGREELLAR, encoded by the coding sequence ATGGGAGTCGAGAGCGCGGGGACCGTCGCGGAGCTCGTGCGGGACCGGTGGGGCGACCACCGGCCGGGGCTGTGGTTCGAGGACCGGACCCTGACCCATCACGAGATGGCCGCGGGCGCGGCGGCGAGAGCCGCACTGCTGACGGAGCTGCTGCCCGCCGGCGCCGAACCCCATCTGGGGGTGCTGCTCGACAACACCCCCGAATACCCCCTGTGGTTGAGCGCGGCGGCCCTCGCGGGCGCCGCCGTCGCCGGGATCAACCCGACCCGCCGCGGCCCCGAGCTCGCCCGCGACATCCTGCACACCGAGTGCCGCGTCCTGGTCACCGAGCGAACCCACCTCCCGCTCCTCGACGGACTCGAACTGCCGGGAACGCGAGTGCTGGTGACCGACACCGAGGCGTACGAGGAACTGCTCCAGTCGTACGCGGACGCACGCCCCGAGCCGGGGAAGGCCACCCCGGAGAGCCGGCTCCTCCTGTACTTCACCTCCGGCTCGACCGGTGCGCCCAAGGCGGCGATCTGCTCGCAGGGGAGGCTCGCGGCGGCCGGGCGGTCACTGGCCGGCCACTTCGGGGTGCGCGCGGACGACGTGCACTACGTCTGCATGCCGATGTTCCACGGCAACGCGGTGATCGCCGACTGGGCCCCGGCGCTCGTCGCCGGCGCGGGCGTGGCACTGCGGCGCCGCTTCTCGGCCTCGGGGTTCCTCACGGACGTACGGGCGTACGGGGCCACGTACTTCACGTACGTGGGGCGTGCCGTCCAGTACATCCTGGAGACCCCGGCCCGCGCCGACGACCGGGACAACCCGCTGCGCACCGGCTTCGGGACGGAGGCGGGAGCGGTGGACGCGGCCGCCTTCGAGGAGCGGTTCGGGGTGCCCCTGGTGGAGGGGTACGGGTCGTCGGAGGGCGGCGCGGCGATCCAGCGGACACCAGGGACACCCGGTGGCGCGATAGGACGGGCGGCGCCCGGCGACGACCTCGCGGTGGTCGATCCGGTGAGCCGGACCGAGTGCCCCGCGGCCGTCTTCGGAGCCGACGGCCGGCTGCTCAACGGGCGGGACGCCATAGGGGAGCTGGTGAACCGCGGCCCGAACCGCTTCGAGGGGTACTGGCGCAACCCGGCGGCCGAGGCGGCGCGGCGCCGGTCGGCCCCCGCCGGCGCGGGCGCGGACGGCGGCGCGGACGGCGACGGCTGGTACTGGACCGGTGACCTCTTCTACCGGGACGCCGGGGGTTTCCTGTACTTCGCGGGCCGTACGGACGACCGGCTCCGCGTCGACAGTGAGAACCTGGCCGCGGCGGTGATCGAGAACATCCTCGCCCGCCACGGGAGCGCGGACGCCGTGGCCGTGTACGCCGTTCCCGACCCGGTGGCCGGCGACCAGGTCATGGCCGCGGTGGCCGGCACCTTCGAACCGCTCGCCTTCGAGGCCTTCCTGCGCGCCCAGCCGGATCTGGGGACCAAGATGGCCCCCCGTTTCGTACGGGTCGTCGAGCGTATGCCGGTCACCGCCACCAACAAGATCCACCGGGCGGCACTGCGCCGCGAGGGCTTCCGCTGCGCGGACCCGGTGTGGTGGCGGCCGCCGGGCGAGTCCGGGTACCGGCTCCTGACCGGCGAGGACGTCGAGGCGCTGGTCGCGCGGTACCGGGCGCGGGGGCGTGAGGAACTGCTGGCGAGGTAG
- a CDS encoding IclR family transcriptional regulator, with the protein MKLEPTTPRHSAQDALRVLETVARHTAGVTDVELARHAGLGTERLTALLRMLRREGYVEQLADGAYVTGKAFGRLGSTHDRDEALRDQLQRNLDRLRDSLGAAVYMSRYVDGEIHVTQCADGPATPAVNEWVDFRSAAHASAIGKSLLGQLDLNGRRDHLSRHRMARLTSRTITNERVFLSRLDAQAPTVPVLDLQEYAVGTVCAAVPITAGSAVGCLALSLPVRHAHRLREAADTLNRGAAPVLLSLAI; encoded by the coding sequence GTGAAGCTCGAACCGACCACGCCACGCCACTCGGCCCAGGACGCCCTGCGCGTCCTGGAGACCGTGGCCCGGCACACCGCCGGCGTCACGGACGTCGAACTGGCCCGCCACGCCGGCCTCGGCACCGAGCGCCTCACCGCACTCCTGCGGATGCTGCGCCGCGAGGGATACGTCGAACAGCTCGCGGACGGGGCGTACGTCACCGGGAAGGCCTTCGGCAGGCTCGGCTCGACGCACGACCGGGACGAGGCCCTGCGTGACCAGCTCCAGCGGAACCTCGACCGGCTGCGCGACTCGCTCGGCGCCGCCGTCTACATGAGCCGGTACGTGGACGGCGAGATCCATGTCACGCAGTGCGCCGACGGCCCGGCCACCCCTGCGGTCAACGAGTGGGTGGACTTCCGCTCCGCGGCCCACGCCAGCGCGATCGGAAAGAGCCTCCTCGGCCAGCTCGACCTCAACGGCCGGCGCGACCACCTCTCCCGCCACCGGATGGCCCGGCTCACCTCGCGCACCATCACGAACGAGCGGGTGTTCCTGTCCCGGCTCGACGCCCAGGCACCCACCGTGCCCGTGCTCGACCTCCAGGAGTACGCGGTCGGCACGGTCTGCGCGGCGGTCCCCATCACGGCCGGCTCCGCCGTGGGCTGCCTCGCCCTCTCCCTCCCGGTGCGGCACGCCCACCGGCTGCGCGAGGCGGCGGACACACTGAACCGGGGCGCCGCGCCGGTCCTGCTCTCCCTGGCGATCTGA
- the ehuA gene encoding ectoine/hydroxyectoine ABC transporter ATP-binding protein EhuA, with product MKEPGADPTANPAADGSELIRFDKVTKRFGDNTVLDELDFSVASGKHVTLIGPSGSGKTTILRLLMTLAKPDEGTIKVGGDYLTHEEKNGKLVPAGEKHIREVRKNIGMVFQQFNLFPNMKVLRNITEAPVTVLGMSKDAAEERARELLDLVGLAEHVDKYPSQLSGGQQQRVAIARALAMRPQVLLLDEVTSALDPELVAGVLDVLRDIARTTDITMLCVTHEMSFARDISDQVLMFDSGRVLESGSPEKIFGDPDHERTREFLGAVL from the coding sequence ATGAAAGAGCCCGGCGCCGACCCCACCGCCAACCCGGCGGCGGACGGCAGCGAGCTGATCCGTTTCGACAAGGTCACCAAGCGCTTCGGGGACAACACCGTCCTCGACGAGCTCGACTTCTCCGTCGCGTCCGGCAAGCACGTCACGCTGATCGGCCCGTCCGGCTCCGGCAAGACGACGATCCTGCGGCTGCTGATGACCCTGGCCAAGCCCGACGAGGGCACGATCAAGGTGGGCGGCGACTACCTCACCCACGAGGAGAAGAACGGCAAGCTGGTCCCGGCCGGCGAGAAGCACATCCGCGAGGTCCGCAAGAACATCGGGATGGTCTTCCAGCAGTTCAACCTCTTTCCGAACATGAAGGTGCTGCGCAACATCACCGAGGCGCCGGTCACCGTGCTCGGGATGTCCAAGGACGCGGCCGAGGAGCGGGCGCGCGAACTGCTCGACCTGGTGGGGCTGGCCGAGCACGTCGACAAGTACCCGAGCCAGCTCTCCGGCGGTCAACAGCAGCGTGTGGCGATCGCGCGGGCCCTGGCGATGCGGCCGCAGGTGCTGCTCCTGGACGAGGTGACGTCCGCGCTCGACCCCGAGCTGGTCGCCGGCGTCCTCGACGTGCTGCGGGACATCGCCCGCACCACCGACATCACGATGCTCTGCGTGACCCATGAGATGAGCTTCGCCCGGGACATCTCCGACCAGGTACTGATGTTCGACTCCGGGCGGGTCCTGGAGTCCGGTTCGCCGGAGAAGATCTTCGGGGACCCGGACCACGAGAGGACCCGGGAGTTCCTCGGGGCGGTGCTGTGA
- the ehuD gene encoding ectoine/hydroxyectoine ABC transporter permease subunit EhuD, with the protein MKWDWSAVGDFMPLFWDGLLVTLQALVLGSLISFALGLVWALLMRTPTRWVRWPVGVVTEFIRNTPLLVQLFFLFYVLPEWNITFSAMTTGVVAIGLHYSTYTMQVYRAGIEGVPAGQWEAATALNLPMTRTWTAVILPQAIRRVVPALGNYVISMLKDTPMLMAITVLDMLGEARLFAQQNFQFTEPLTVIGVAFILISYPASLLMRALERRLVR; encoded by the coding sequence ATGAAATGGGACTGGAGTGCCGTCGGCGACTTCATGCCGCTCTTCTGGGACGGCCTGCTGGTCACCCTGCAGGCCCTGGTGCTCGGCTCGCTGATCTCCTTCGCCCTCGGGCTGGTGTGGGCGCTGCTGATGCGGACGCCGACCCGGTGGGTGCGCTGGCCGGTCGGGGTCGTCACGGAGTTCATCCGCAACACCCCGCTGCTGGTGCAGCTGTTCTTCCTCTTCTACGTGCTGCCCGAGTGGAACATCACGTTCTCCGCGATGACGACCGGTGTCGTCGCGATCGGGCTGCACTACTCGACGTACACGATGCAGGTCTACCGGGCCGGCATCGAGGGCGTGCCGGCCGGCCAGTGGGAAGCGGCCACGGCACTGAACCTGCCCATGACCCGGACCTGGACCGCGGTGATCCTGCCGCAGGCGATCCGCCGGGTGGTGCCCGCACTGGGCAACTACGTCATCTCGATGCTCAAGGACACGCCCATGCTGATGGCGATCACCGTCCTCGACATGCTCGGCGAGGCGCGGCTGTTCGCGCAGCAGAACTTCCAGTTCACCGAGCCGCTGACGGTCATCGGCGTGGCCTTCATCCTCATTTCCTATCCCGCTTCCCTCCTCATGCGAGCCCTGGAGCGACGTCTTGTCCGCTGA